AAGTGGTCGATGACGTGGAGCACGTCCGTGGCGATCATGCTGGCGCGGGAGAAGTCCTGGCGTTCCACGAGCGTGTCGAAGGCAGCCAGCTTGTGCAGCAGTTGCTCCAGTGCAGGCGAGTGCCCTTGCGCGAGGGGCGGGGGCGAGCGCGTCCGCAGGGCCCTGGGCGCCTCGAGATGGAACTCCTCCTCGTCTTCTTCCTCCTCCTCCTCGTCTTCCTGCTCCTCGTCCTCCAGTTCCTTGGAAGTGTCCTCGTGGGTCGCTTCCTCTTCCGGCTCGGCGGGCGGCTCTTCCTTTCTCCTTTCGACCACCGGCGCTTTCTCTTCCTTCACCAGCGCCTTCGCCTGCTCCACGGCTCGCGCCTGTACAGGGTTGGCATTCGTCTCCGGGAAGAGCTCCCGCTGCTCGGTCAGCCAGCCGGTCACCTGGAGCAACCGGGTGAGGCCACCTCCACCGGGCGTGCGTTGCTCGAGTACCTCCACCAGCTTGCTGGCGTGCTGGAGCGCCTCCTGGACGTGGGACTGCGAACAGCTCTCGCACCACCTCCGCCATACGTCGTCCTGGGTCCGCCCATGAAACTCCAGGTGTTTGTGGAGTGTCTTGAACAGCCAGAGCAGGCCACTGTCGGCCAGGGTGGGCTTGTTGTCGTCGGGCCCGAGCTGCTCCCATCCCCGCGTGTAGACCTGGTGCAGGGCGGAGAAGAGCGCGGGCAGGGACCGCGGGCCCTGTGCCAGGAAGGTTCCAAAGACATACGGGGTCACCAGTCGCACATCACGGATGCCGTCGCGCAGCAGCGTCTCGGACGCTCGCGCCGCCTCGTCATAGGCGCCCCGCGCCATCTGGGCGATGACCCGATCCACCCGCGTCTCCACCTGCTCGGGTGTCAGGGTGGACATCGGGCCAGGGGCCGCCTTCAGTGTGCGCTCCAGCGCGGCGAGCGACTCCAGGAGCTCAGCCATCTTGCACCGCCGTCTGTCCGGGGTTGACGACCTGGATGACGCCGCCCCAGTTGCACATGCATTTGGAATTGCTGTCGAGGGCCGGCATGTTGCCGATGAGCACCTTGGGGCAGCCCGGGGCCCACGGGGCCGCGGTCACTGGGATGCACGGCATGGGGGTGAGCACACCCATCGCCGCCGCCGTGGCCGAGGCCACCATCGGATTGGCCATGGACTGGCACATCCCAAACGGCGGGATGTTCACCATCGGCTTGTTGTCCAGGATGTTGGCGGCGGGCGTGCTCGCGAGCACCTTGTTCGCCGGTGGCACCACCAGGGTCGATGGCGCCACGCCGAAGCTGCACTGGAGCGTGGCTCCCGTGACGACTTGGATGGCCATGGTCATTTCCTCGTGTTCGGGGGGGACGCGGCTTGCCGCACCTGGGCTCGCAACGCGGTGAGTGTCTGGAACAGGGGCTCCGAGGCCTTGTGGTAGAGCGAGCCCGTCAGGTATTGCGCGTGGCACCACGCGTCGCTCACCCGGCCCTCCTTGAGCCTCGGGTAGAGCGGGAAGACCTCGAACCGGTCGGGGATGTGCTCGGGGCCGAGCTGCAACTCGATGCGCCGGCGCATGTCCGCCAGGAACAGCGCCGGATCTCGTGGGGGATGGCCGGTGAAGACGAGCAACACGGTGCGCAGCTCGCCCGACACACCTCCCGTGGGCACGGTGAGCAGGGAGGTCGCGCAGGGCGGGTCCATTCCCTCCAGCGCCTCCGTCACCTCGGCGGCGGGAACGACCCGTCCCTCGTGCCGCGGCTCCCGCGTGCCCGCGTAATGGTACCGCTGGCGGATGCAGGAGAGGACGACATGGCCGGGCGGCCTGCCCTCCGCGGGCAGCAGGGTGAAGAGGCCCGAGTCCCCCGCGGCGCGTTGACCGCTCCGGTTGAGATCCTTCAGGGCCCAGCGCCGGCCCGGCGCGGGCGCGGCCTCGGTGTGCACATCCCCCACGCGCCGGAGCGAGCAGAGCACCGCGCCTCCCGCCGTCGCATCCACGAGGACGTTGGCGCAGGGCACCGACGTCAGCCCGCACTGCTTCACCCAGGCGCGCCACGCCTCCCAGTCGAGGGGGGCCTCGGGGTTGCGGAACCAGCCGCCCACCTTCTCGAGCCGGGTCCGGGTGCGCAGCAGCAGGTCCCTCAGCGCCGGGGTGACGCCGAGCGCGCGCACCGGGTATTCGGTCAGCAGGGTGGGGCGCTCCTCCAGGTCCGAGGGCTCGAGGTGGAGGAAGGTGGCGCCCCGCAGTAGCGTGGCGAAGAGGAGGGCGGGCAGGTGCTGGAGCAGGTGGAAGCCGGGGGCGGCCAGGTGGTCTCCCGGGGCCAGCGCGAAGGTGAGCGCTCCATCCACCAGCGCGCCGAGCCAGGCGTCCCCGGCCTTGAGGGGAACCGGGGTGGAGGGGGAGTCCACCAGGGGAGAGAAGAGCAGGCCCACCGGCTCGTCCGGTTTGTAGGAGTAGGAGGCGAGCGCGGGCGTGGCGGGGCCGGTGGTGGGCAGCAGGCACTTCGCATAGGGCCCCAGGAAGGGCGCCTGGTGGGGCTCGGCCGCCACGTGCTGGGGCGCGAGCGCGGCCAGGCGGCGCGAGACGAAGCTCCGGCCCACGGGCGGCAGCAGGCTGATGCAGGCCCCCAACCCCAGCGCCGCGGCGAGGCCCACCCACAGCTCGGGGCCGGGGTGGAACAGCAGGCACACCCGGGCTCCCGGCTTGACGCCCCGCTGCTCCCACGCCGTGGCCAGCCGTGCCGCCTGGTCGTGCAGCTGGCGGTAGCTGAGGGTCCGCCAGCCCCGGGTCCGGTCATACGTGCGCAGCGCGATGCGATCCGAGGCGGCGTGGCGGACGATGAGGTCATGGAAGAAGTCGTGGTGCTGGCCCGTGCGGCTCTTGAAGGGTGCACCGCGGCCCGCGTGGGCCGGAGACAGGGCCGCGGCGAAGCCCTCCGGGTCGGTCCAGCTCCGGCGGAGCCAGTCGGGGAGGCCCGGGGCGGGGGCGGCCTCCTCGACCTGTTGGAGAATGGTGCGGAAGTCGAAGGACATGCGGAGCACTCTGCCGGTGCTTCGCCGCACGGGCTGTGACGGTGTTCAACCGGAGCTTGTGAGAGGAATCACAGCGCTGAGTGGCTCCAGGGGCGCGCGGCTACCGCGTGCTTGCCCAAGGTGCGTGCACCGGGCCAGGTCGAGCACCGATTCCGGGGCCAGGTGGGTTCATTGGTGGGGCCGAAGGAGCGGGAGGGGAGGGAAGTTGCGGCCAGCGGTGCTCGACCCCGCTGGAACGAGTGCTCGAGTTGGCCGGAATACGCAATCCGGGGGCACAGGTCGTGCGGGCGTAACCCCCCTCACACCCGTTCAACGGAGTCCTTTGTCACCTTCCCCGGGCGAGGCGAGGCACGCCTCCTCATACCCCCACCGCTCCTGAGCCTCTCCTTCATCCAGCATCGCTCTCAGCTCAGCCAGGGATACGGAGGGGGGAACATCCACGGAAATCAGGCCTGGGATGTGACTGCCCTCGCTCGTGCATCCTCGTTCCTCGAGGAGCTTACGGACAATGGGCACCTCGTTCTTGTCGTAGATGATGAGCCTCAGCGTGCTGTGTCCAGAGGGACGTACGACCTTCTGGAAACGGAGCTCGCCTCCAGCTGAGATGGCCGAGACGACATCTCCGAGGGCAATTCCCGTGACGAAGAAGGGGATGTTGTCGATCTGGAACAGCCCTTCTCCAACGGGGAAGGCCCAGACGCTCTCGTAGTTCGCGGGAGGGTAGTCGTCCTCGTCCTTCTCCAGCTTGAAGACAACCTTCACCATGTCATCCGTGTTCATCGGGCCCATGATGCTCATTTCCCTGGTGGGACCTTGTCGCCCTTCTTGAGATTGCAATCCCGACAGAGTACCTGGCCGTTGTCGACCTCGCTGGGACCCCCTTTCGCACTGGGGATTCTGTGGTCCACATGGGTCTCGTTCAGTGGAGGAGTGACATCCTTCTCATGCTTCTTGGCAGGTACGGTTTCGACACGGCATTGCTCACAATGATTCTTGCCCTCGTTCGCCTGGGCGTTCTCCTGCTTGATCTGGCTTTTTTGCTTTCTTGTGAACCGTTTGCTTCCCCCGGAGAGCACAGTGGGCTCGTTCGAGGGTTGGGGCTCGACGACGAAGCGGGTCACGTCCGGGCTTGCAGAAAGGGAGTCTGTTTCGGGGCTGAGGGCCCCACCTGACGCCGTGGTCGCCAGCACCATCAGGAGGGTGCAAAGAATGTGTCTGAACATGAGCGTGTGCTCCTCGAAGCCGTATGACCACTTCGCCGTACATTTCCCACCGTACTACTGGTGGGGTGGGCGCGGGGGACGGCGCTCTTCTGCTTCAGCCGAAGGGGCACTGGAGGGGAGGCCGGAGCGCGTGAATCGCTGCGCGAGGTCCCCCGCGCTCCCGCTGCCCGCCGCGCAGCCGCAACCGGTCTCCTCGTCCTTGACGGAATCGTCCGGGTCGCACGCCGCGCCGGCCCCACCCTTGTCGGCATCGTGGACGGTAGCTGGGGGTCCGCCAGCCCCGGGTCCGGTCATACGTGCGCAGCGCGATGCGGTCCGTGGCGGCGTGGCGGACGATGAGGTCATGGAAGAAGAATGGTGCGGAAGTCGAAGGACATGGCGGCTTTTAGGGGACTTCCCTGGTGATGGGCGCCGGCACGGTCGAGACGAACACCTCCACTCGCGGGGTGCGCACCTGTCCCTCGGACCTCCGCACCCGCAGGTTCGCCGGGGGCACCCCTTGCCCGGCCAGGTAGTTCCGGACGGCCTGCGCGCGCTTGAGCGGCAGCAGGCGATCCGCTGTCTCGCTCCCCTCCTGGCCCGCGTGTCCCTCGAGGACGACGACGGACTCCCCGGGACGGGAGCGCAGGAGCATGAGCACCGCCTGCAACAGGCTCAGGTCTCCGGGCAGCTCCGCGCGCCCCGGCTCGAAGAGCACCGAGCCCTGGAGGAGGGGAGTGGTGTTCGCGGCAGGAGCCTCGGCGGGGAGCAACTCCCGGGTGGGTACGGGCATCACCCTCTGGCGGGGCGCTTCCTCCCGGGAAGCGAGGAGCTCCGGCTCCAGGCGGAACCGGGGAATGGTCTCCGTGAGCCGCTCCAGGCCGGGAGGAGGCTCCGTGTGGAACCCCAGGCCCAGGAGCACCCGCGCGGTGGGTGTACCGGGCGCCGTGCCCAGGCCGGGTCCTCCCAGGGCGAACAGCTCCAGCCCATGGGGCAGCGGCATCCGCACGCCTCCCAGCACCTCGATGGAGGGGGACCGCGTGTCCATGGAGAAGGCGCTCCGGATGGCGAGCTCGCCTCGGAGCCCCTTGTGCGTCACGGCCACTCCGGCGCCCAGGCGCAGCTCGGGAATGAGGTTCGTGGAGGCCGTGCCGGACAGGGGGTTGGAAGGCCGCAGCAGCACGCCCGCGTCGAGTGCGGGCTCGAGCCATCCCCACCGTCTACCCACGGTGACCCGGGCGCGGAAGCGCATTCCCGGGTCACGCGCCAGGGCGGACGGGCTCCCCACGGGCAGTCCGGCGCCCAGGTCCACCGAGAGATCCACGGGCTGCTCCTGGCGCAGCGACAGCAATCCCAGCCGGGCCTGGAGCACCGGTGTACCGAGCCCGTGCGCGGTCAGGGGCGGCAGTCCCATGTGGCTGGAATCTCCGCCCTGCTGCCAGAGCACCACGGGGAGCTGTGCTCCCACTTCGAGCCAGGGCAGCACGCCATAGCTGCCCGCCAGCACGGTCGAGGCCCGGTGGCGGACCCGAGCCATGCGTTCCCCCCCGTTCCGCAGCACGAGCGGCAGGTGCTGGTAGTGTCCGACCAGCCCCGCGCTCACGCCACCGGGGACCAGCAGCTCGCCATTGCCAGCCAGCAGGGAGCCCCGTCCCGTATTGAGCTCCAGGCGCTCCAGCTCGAAACCGGACGCCGCGGTCTGGGCCGGGGCCGTCGAGCAACTCAGGAGGGCCGCCACGGCAGCGCCTCGCATCAACGCGGGGATGTGCATGCGGAGCACTCTGCCGGTGCTTCGCCGCACGGACTGTGACGGGATTCAATCGGAGCCTGTGAGAGCAATCACAGCGCTTTCGATGCCAGGCGCCGGGCCCTCTTTCCTCCTGCCGGTGCGCGCATCCACTGTGCTTGGAACCCACTTCTCCAGCGGCGATGAGGGACGCGACACTGGTGCGTACCAGCGGGCTGCACGCCGTCACCGAATCGCTAGTGGTCGCAGGCGTCTTCGGCATCGCTCGCTGGTGCCTGTACGAGGTGGGGCACCTGCTGCTCAAGCTGGTGGCGCTCGCACCGAGGCCGGTGCGCTTGGTGCTCGATGACCCCCTGTGCGCTCGTGCGCGTGCCGTGCGCGAGCTGGCCAGCTCAACGGCTGCCCGAAGGGCAGCGCCCCTGGCGGCGCGTCAGCGGCCTTGAACCAGGTGGCCCCGCCTGGCCGCGCTTGTGTCTCGCGTCGTCGTAAGGGTGCAAGGGGGCCTCACCTGGGCCCCCTGAGCCACGGTGTAGCGGGAAGTCCCACCTACGCTGGACAGGGCTGCTCGCAGGGCCTTCAGCTGTTCTCGGAACTCGCTCCTCCAGCGGAGATGAACGCCTCCACGCTGGCCGGATCAATCCGGAGGGCCCCCGATACCCGAACGTGCCGGAGCTGCGTCCCAGAGGCCGGGCCGCACCTTGCAGCAAATATGCAGCAAAAGGCTTGGTAGACCCTGCGACCGGATGGGACGGTTGGAACCGTCCTGCCTCGGAATCTCCAGGAGTTACGAGCGCTTGCGAAGGGCTGATAACGCCTGGAGGAATCCCCGGTTGGCCTCCGGAGCCAAAGGCCGCAGGTTCGAATCCTGCATCGCGCGCAAGTTGAAGGGCCTGGAATCCTCGGGGACATCCCCCGATGGTTCCAGGCCCTTCGCTTTTCTCGGCGCCCCCTGGCGCCACCCGCCTCAGCCGACGCTCTGCCGCGCCGTGCTCTCCCTCGCCGGGAGCGACTCGAGCCGCACCTGGATGCCGTGACGGGCACGCAGCGTCAGGCCGGCCTTGAGGACCAGCGCCGACTTGTCCCGCACCTCCATCCGGAAGCGCCGCAGCCCCATGGCCAGCACCACCGTGGCCTGCATCTGCGCCAGGTGGTTGCCAATGCACAGTCGCTGGCCCGCGCCAAACGGCATGTAGGCCTGCCGGTGCCGCTTCGCCACGCGCTCCGGATCGAAGCGCTCCGGGTCGAACGTCTCCACGTCCTCCCAGAAGTCCGGGTGCCGGTGCAGCAGGTACGTGCAGATTCCCACCATGGTCCCCGGTGGAATGTCCCAGCCGCCAATGCGGTCCGCCCCCATCGCCACCCGTCCCACCAGCCACGCGGGCGGCAACAGGCGCATCGACTCCTGAAACACCTGCGTGGTGTAGCGCAGGTTGGGCAGATCCTGCGCACCGGGCTCGCGCTCGCCCAGCACCTCGGCGATCTCCTGGCGCATCCGCTGCTCCACCTGGGGATGGCGGTGGATCTGGTACCACGTCCACGCCAGTGCGGTCGCCGTGGACTCGTGCCCTCCCACGAAGAGGTTCATCACCTCGTCGCGGAGCAGCTCGTCGCTCATGCCCTCGCCCGTCTCCACGTCCCGGGCCGCCATGAGCAGCGAGAGCATGTCGTCCCACTCGCCCGGCGACTGGCGCCTCCTGGCGATCTGCTCGTAGATCATCTCGTCCAACGCGGCGAGCGCGTTGGTGTAGCGCCGCCAGCTCGGACGGGGGATGCGGATCAGATCCCACAGCGAACGGTCCCGGTTGTCATGGGTCATGATGAACCGGATGCTGTCGCGCACGCGGGGCCGTGTCTCGTTCATGTCCTCGGTGAGCACCGCCCGGCCCATCTGCGAGAGGGTGATGCGCGACATCTCCCTCAACAGCTCGAGGGGCTCGCCGCCGCGGGCATGCTCCTCCCAGCGCGCCAGCATCGACCGGGTACTGTCCACCAGCGTGTCCACGAGCCCCGCCAGCCGCTCGCGCGAGAAGGCCGGCTGCGCCATGCGCCGCTGCCTCCGCCAGTGCTCACCGTCCGCGGGAAAGAGGCCCCGGCCGAAGCGGCGGTTGCGCCTGGCCTCCGGTGACTTCGCGTAATTGGCCGCGTTGTCCACCAGGACGTGCCTGGCATGGTCCGGGTGGCTCAGCAGCACCATCGGGTGTTTCCCCATGGTGAAGGTCACCACGTCCCCGTACCGCTCCCGCTCCCGCACGAAGAAGCTGAGCGGATCCTTCATGTGCTGGTACACGTGGTCCAGCACCCAGCGGGACTTCGGGCCGGGAGGCAGCGAGGGAGACGGCGTGGAGGGCGGCATGGCGGCTCTCTTCACGGCAGGAGGATCTCGGACTGGACGTACGGCAGATCCGCGGTGACGCCCTTGCCCCGGCAGTAGTCCAGCAGCTTGCGCGACTCCACCAGTTGCGGCGAGTTCTCGTGGTAGCCCATCACCATCACGTGACCCATCCACGGCTCGCGGCCCATGGCGTAGATGTAGACCTGCTTCGGGTTGAGCCGCCGGACGATCTCGATGGCGCGCTCGGCGTTGGAGCCATTGAGCCGCCGCGACTGATCCATCTTGCGCGGCAGCGGCGTGGTGAGCAGCGGGCCGTACATCCAGCTCAGCGGCCCTCCCTCCGACTCCATTCCCAGGAACATCACGTCGATGTCGCCCACCAGCGCGTGGACATGATCGTACAGGCGCGGCTCCAGTGCGTTCGAGTCCGCCGCCATCAGCAGCGACTTGCCCTCCAACTGCACCAGGTGCGCCATCTTCGCCTGGATGTTCAGGTCCCCGTGCTCGCCGATGAAGGGCAGGCCCGTGATGGAGCCTCCCGGCACCTCGAGGGACTCCATCTCACTGAGGGCCACCACGCGGCGGAAGCCCGTGTGCTGGAGCATCAGCTTGAGCGAGGGATCCGCCAGGCCTCCTCCGCTGCTCGCGGGCACCACGAGCGTGCCGATGCGCGAGCGCAACTGCAGCAGCGGCTCGAACATCAGGTGGTCGGCGTGACCGTGGGTGATGAGCGCGTAGTCGATGTGCTCGGGCAGGTCCGCGTAGGTGTAGCGCGGCAGCTCCGTGGGGAAGTCGTAGCTGATGACCGGATCCGTCAGGATGCTCACCTCGCGCGTCTCGATGAGCACGCACGCGTGGCCGAAGTAGCGGATGCGCACGCCCGGGCCGTCGTACCTGGGCGCCGGACGCGGCGCCTCCTCCGTGAAGAACGTGGAGAAGAGCTCGGCGTCCTTGCCCTGGATGCCGAGCGCCTCGCGCACCGGCTCCACCTCGCCCGGCGTGCGCCGCATGGCGAAGAGCCGATCAATCGCCTCGTGGCGGTAGGGCACGTTCACGTGGATGCTTCCATCCTCCGTGTCCAGACGCGGCGTGCTGAAGACGTACGGCCGCGCGTCCCCGTGGATGAGCCGCATCGCCAGGCTCTGTGACGACTCCTTGTAGTGCGGACCCCGGTAGAGCAGCGACTCGAAGAAGCGCGGCGAGGCCCGGTTGTTCAGGTCGTACGTCAGCTCCACGTAGCCCTGCAGGATGTCCGGCACCTTCTTGTACATCTCCTCCAGCGAGAAGCCGTTGGCCGTGAGCAGCAGCTTGTCCAGCTCCGCCACCGCCTGGGCGAACCGCAGCGACGAGGCCTGCTCCTTGAGCGTGCGCTGCAGCAACTCCTGGATGTCCCTGGCCCGCTCCACGCCGTAGTTGATGTACGGGCCGCCCATCAGTGCCGGGCTCTTCAGCGCCGCCACGTGGACGGCCGGGTTGGCCACGAACGACTCCATGATCTTCACATGGTGGTTGGCCACGAAGAGCGGCGCGGTCGCGGGCGAGATGAGGAACCACCACGCGTACCACTGATTGTAGAGCGGCTCGGCGACGACGTTCTGCTTCAGGTAGCGCGCGGGTTGGGACATCTCGGCTCCTCGCATCTTCCAGGGGTGGGGGGCGGCGCGGGACCTGCTCGCTGGATGCGCTCGTGTGACTTTCTCGTGACGCGAGCACTCTTGCCGCTTGTTGGCCCAAAATGGATAAATACAGGCTTATTTCAGATTCGGGCGGAAGTGTATAGTCCCACGCCTTTCCACGAATCCAGATTTGACTTCTCCGCCCATTCGGTGGGGGCGGGAAGCGCTGGATGCGCCGCGCCGAATTCGACTCCTCGAGGCCCCTGATGTCCGCATCGTTCCGTCGTATTTCCACGCACCACACGCTCGTCGAACTGCTGGAGGCCAGGGCTTCCGAACGTCCTGGGGAGAGGCTCTACACGTTCGTGGAGGAGGATGGCGGGGAGCCGACGCTGACGTACGGCGAGCTGGAGCTGAAGGCCCGGCGCATCGCCGCCGCGCTCCAGGCGAGGGCGCGCGCGGGAGATCGCGTGATGCTGCTCTACCCGCCGGGCCTGGAGTACGTGGCGGGCTTCTTCGGGTGCCTCTACGCGGGGATGGTGGCCGTGCCGGCGTACCCGCCGGATCCGGTGCGTCTGGAGCGCACGCTGCCGCGGCTGCGCGCCATCATCCAGGACGCCCAGGCCACGGTGGTGCTCAGCACCTCCTTCGTGGTGTCCATGGGCGAGTTCCTCTTCGAGCAGTCGCCCGACCTGGCCGAGCTGCAGTGGGTGGCCACGGACGAGCTGCCCGCCGGGCTCGAGTCCTCCTGGCGGCGGCCGGAGACGGGGCCGGACTCGCTCACCTTCCTCCAGTACACCTCCGGCTCCACGGGCACGCCCAAGGGGGTGATGCTCAGCCACCGCAACCTGCTGCACAACCTCGGGCTGATCGCCGGGGCCTTCGGCGCCCACCCGGGCAGCGTGGGCGTCATCTGGCTGCCGCCCTACCACGACATGGGTCTCATCGGCGGCATCCTCGAGCCGCTGTACATGGGGTTCCCCGTCACCCTCCTGTCACCGCTGGACTTCCTCAAGCGCCCCTCGCGCTGGCTGGAGGCCATCTCTCGCCACCGGGCGACCATCAGCGGTGGCCCCAACTTCGCCTTCGACCTGTGCGTGCGGAAGATGACCCCGGAGCAGCGGCGGGGGTTGGATCTGAGCTCCTGGCAAGTGGCGTTCAGCGGCGCCGAGCCCATCCGCCCGGAGACGCTGGCGCGCTTCACCGAGGCCTTCGGGCCATGTGGTTTCCGGCGCGAGGCCTTCTACCCCTGTTATGGCCTGGCCGAGGGCTCGCTCATCGTCTCGGGTGGAGCGATGGAGGCCGCGCCGGTGCTGCGCGCGCTGGACACGGCGGCCCTCGAGAAGGGACGGGCCGAGGCTCCTCGCGACGGTGGCCAGCGCACGCTCGTGGGGTGCGGCCGCACGCTGGAGGAGCAGCGTCTGCTCGTGGTGGATCCGGAGTCGCGCGTGGCGTGCCCGCCGGGGCGGGTAGGGGAGATCTGGGTGTCGGGCTCCTCCGTGGCCCAGGGGTACTGGCGCAAGCCCGAGGCCACCGAGGAGGTCTTCCTCGCTCGCACGGCGGAGGGTGACGGTCCCTTCCTTCGCACCGGCGACCTGGGCTTCCTCCAGGAGGACGGGGAGCTCTTCGTCACCGGACGGCGCAAGGACCTCATCATCCTGCGCGGGCGCAACCACTACCCGCAGGACCTCGAGCTGACGGTGGAGCAGGCCCACCCGGCGCTGCGGCAGGGGTGCGGCGCCGCCTTCTCCGTCGACGTGGAGGGGCAGGAGCGGCTCGTCGTCGTCCAGGAGATCGACCTGCGCGGACAGGGCGATCTGCGGCGGCAACTCCTGGCGGCCGAGGAGGCCGCGGGCATCATCCGTCAGCGGCTGGCCGAGGGCCACGAGGTGCAGCTCCACGCCCTGGCGCTCATCGAGCCGGGCAGTCTGCCCAAGACGTCCAGTGGCAAGGTGCAGCGCCATGCCACCCGCGCGGCCTTCCTCGCGGACGAGCTGCGCTCGGTGCTGTCGTGGCGCGAGGAGGAGGAGCGCCGCGAGGCGCCCGTCCCGGAGCAGCCCCGGCAAGAGCCACCGGCCGCCACGGCGTCACGGGACGTGCCCACCACGCAGCAGGCGCTGGAGTCCTGGCTGGTGTCGCGTCTCGCCGCGCGGCTCCGGGTGCGCCCGGAGTCGGTTCGCACGGACGAGCCCGTCACCCGCTACGGTCTGGATTCGCTGGCGGCGGTGGAGCTGACGAACGAGATCGAGACGGGCCTGGGCGTGGTGCTTCCCATGGAGGTCCTGTTGCAGGGCCCGACGATCGCCGGGCTCGCGCGGCGCCTGGCGGGCGGTCAGGGCTCCGAGGTTCGTGCTCCGCTCTCGCGCCGTCCTCGCGAGGGCGGTCTGCCCCTGTCCTTCTCCCAGCAGCGGTTGTGGTTC
This is a stretch of genomic DNA from Archangium violaceum. It encodes these proteins:
- a CDS encoding HNH endonuclease, translating into MFRHILCTLLMVLATTASGGALSPETDSLSASPDVTRFVVEPQPSNEPTVLSGGSKRFTRKQKSQIKQENAQANEGKNHCEQCRVETVPAKKHEKDVTPPLNETHVDHRIPSAKGGPSEVDNGQVLCRDCNLKKGDKVPPGK
- a CDS encoding MBL fold metallo-hydrolase; its protein translation is MSQPARYLKQNVVAEPLYNQWYAWWFLISPATAPLFVANHHVKIMESFVANPAVHVAALKSPALMGGPYINYGVERARDIQELLQRTLKEQASSLRFAQAVAELDKLLLTANGFSLEEMYKKVPDILQGYVELTYDLNNRASPRFFESLLYRGPHYKESSQSLAMRLIHGDARPYVFSTPRLDTEDGSIHVNVPYRHEAIDRLFAMRRTPGEVEPVREALGIQGKDAELFSTFFTEEAPRPAPRYDGPGVRIRYFGHACVLIETREVSILTDPVISYDFPTELPRYTYADLPEHIDYALITHGHADHLMFEPLLQLRSRIGTLVVPASSGGGLADPSLKLMLQHTGFRRVVALSEMESLEVPGGSITGLPFIGEHGDLNIQAKMAHLVQLEGKSLLMAADSNALEPRLYDHVHALVGDIDVMFLGMESEGGPLSWMYGPLLTTPLPRKMDQSRRLNGSNAERAIEIVRRLNPKQVYIYAMGREPWMGHVMVMGYHENSPQLVESRKLLDYCRGKGVTADLPYVQSEILLP
- a CDS encoding AMP-binding protein, with the translated sequence MSFDFRTILQQVEEAAPAPGLPDWLRRSWTDPEGFAAALSPAHAGRGAPFKSRTGQHHDFFHDLIVRHAASDRIALRTYDRTRGWRTLSYRQLHDQAARLATAWEQRGVKPGARVCLLFHPGPELWVGLAAALGLGACISLLPPVGRSFVSRRLAALAPQHVAAEPHQAPFLGPYAKCLLPTTGPATPALASYSYKPDEPVGLLFSPLVDSPSTPVPLKAGDAWLGALVDGALTFALAPGDHLAAPGFHLLQHLPALLFATLLRGATFLHLEPSDLEERPTLLTEYPVRALGVTPALRDLLLRTRTRLEKVGGWFRNPEAPLDWEAWRAWVKQCGLTSVPCANVLVDATAGGAVLCSLRRVGDVHTEAAPAPGRRWALKDLNRSGQRAAGDSGLFTLLPAEGRPPGHVVLSCIRQRYHYAGTREPRHEGRVVPAAEVTEALEGMDPPCATSLLTVPTGGVSGELRTVLLVFTGHPPRDPALFLADMRRRIELQLGPEHIPDRFEVFPLYPRLKEGRVSDAWCHAQYLTGSLYHKASEPLFQTLTALRAQVRQAASPPNTRK
- a CDS encoding DUF4280 domain-containing protein; translated protein: MAIQVVTGATLQCSFGVAPSTLVVPPANKVLASTPAANILDNKPMVNIPPFGMCQSMANPMVASATAAAMGVLTPMPCIPVTAAPWAPGCPKVLIGNMPALDSNSKCMCNWGGVIQVVNPGQTAVQDG
- a CDS encoding type VI secretion system protein IglI family protein → MAELLESLAALERTLKAAPGPMSTLTPEQVETRVDRVIAQMARGAYDEAARASETLLRDGIRDVRLVTPYVFGTFLAQGPRSLPALFSALHQVYTRGWEQLGPDDNKPTLADSGLLWLFKTLHKHLEFHGRTQDDVWRRWCESCSQSHVQEALQHASKLVEVLEQRTPGGGGLTRLLQVTGWLTEQRELFPETNANPVQARAVEQAKALVKEEKAPVVERRKEEPPAEPEEEATHEDTSKELEDEEQEDEEEEEEDEEEFHLEAPRALRTRSPPPLAQGHSPALEQLLHKLAAFDTLVERQDFSRASMIATDVLHVIDHFDPLVYLPSLFSRFLAGLSAHGERLEPRMQGSRSLSERALERLYRTDLQAFLSAASGAEDES
- a CDS encoding cytochrome P450, which gives rise to MKRAAMPPSTPSPSLPPGPKSRWVLDHVYQHMKDPLSFFVRERERYGDVVTFTMGKHPMVLLSHPDHARHVLVDNAANYAKSPEARRNRRFGRGLFPADGEHWRRQRRMAQPAFSRERLAGLVDTLVDSTRSMLARWEEHARGGEPLELLREMSRITLSQMGRAVLTEDMNETRPRVRDSIRFIMTHDNRDRSLWDLIRIPRPSWRRYTNALAALDEMIYEQIARRRQSPGEWDDMLSLLMAARDVETGEGMSDELLRDEVMNLFVGGHESTATALAWTWYQIHRHPQVEQRMRQEIAEVLGEREPGAQDLPNLRYTTQVFQESMRLLPPAWLVGRVAMGADRIGGWDIPPGTMVGICTYLLHRHPDFWEDVETFDPERFDPERVAKRHRQAYMPFGAGQRLCIGNHLAQMQATVVLAMGLRRFRMEVRDKSALVLKAGLTLRARHGIQVRLESLPARESTARQSVG
- a CDS encoding DUF4265 domain-containing protein translates to MNTDDMVKVVFKLEKDEDDYPPANYESVWAFPVGEGLFQIDNIPFFVTGIALGDVVSAISAGGELRFQKVVRPSGHSTLRLIIYDKNEVPIVRKLLEERGCTSEGSHIPGLISVDVPPSVSLAELRAMLDEGEAQERWGYEEACLASPGEGDKGLR
- a CDS encoding OmpA family protein, with translation MHIPALMRGAAVAALLSCSTAPAQTAASGFELERLELNTGRGSLLAGNGELLVPGGVSAGLVGHYQHLPLVLRNGGERMARVRHRASTVLAGSYGVLPWLEVGAQLPVVLWQQGGDSSHMGLPPLTAHGLGTPVLQARLGLLSLRQEQPVDLSVDLGAGLPVGSPSALARDPGMRFRARVTVGRRWGWLEPALDAGVLLRPSNPLSGTASTNLIPELRLGAGVAVTHKGLRGELAIRSAFSMDTRSPSIEVLGGVRMPLPHGLELFALGGPGLGTAPGTPTARVLLGLGFHTEPPPGLERLTETIPRFRLEPELLASREEAPRQRVMPVPTRELLPAEAPAANTTPLLQGSVLFEPGRAELPGDLSLLQAVLMLLRSRPGESVVVLEGHAGQEGSETADRLLPLKRAQAVRNYLAGQGVPPANLRVRRSEGQVRTPRVEVFVSTVPAPITREVP